The following nucleotide sequence is from bacterium.
CCCTTATGCGCTCCGTCTTAATAAACTACTATAAAGCAAAGATGGACAAGGAACAAGAAAAGCGATAAGGAGAGATAGCAGATTAAATGAATACGAAACACTGTTATAAAATATGAGCCATAAAGTTTTTCCTCTTTTCAAGGACGAAACTTCTCCGCCCGAAAATCTTCCATTAAAAAGGATAAGGGATTCATCTTGGGATTACAGCGAGGTGCCGGCGGGAACGGGTGTCTATGGTATCCAATCTCTATCCCGCTATGTTCCATTTTCTCGTCGTGCGCCGCCTCATTCAAAATTTCTCCGTTGAAAGCGCCTTGGTTTTTGACCCCTTTATGGGCTCCGGTGTCGTGGCAGGTGAGTGTTTGATTAGCAAAAGAGATTTCATTGGTTATGATATCAATCCCCTGGCGGTCCTCATTGCCAAAGTGCGCACGACCCCAATCCCTACCTCCCATCTCCTCAAAATCCTCCCCTCTATAGAGAAAGCCTACCGGGAAGCCCAACCCTCAAAAATTGATTTCCCAAACATAGATTATTGGTTTACCCCTGAGGCAATAATCTCCCTTTCCAAGCTGCTTACCGCTGTATCGGAGATTGAAGACGAGAATTGCAGGGATTTCTTCAAGGTTGCTTTCTCCGAGACAGTCAGGAGGGTATCGCTAACCGATTACAATGAGTTCAAGCTGATTAGGAGGAAAAATAGGTTAAGCCAAGACGCATTGGAGGTTTTCAGGCAAGTAAGCTTGCGAAATATTGGTCTATTAGGGGAATTTTATAAAAATTTTCCACCCCAAAAATCCAATCTTAAATTGGAGATAAGAAACATCCTTTCCGAGCCAATCCCCATTGAGGAGGAATCAATTGATTTGTGATAACCTCACCGCCCTATGGCGATTCAAGGACGACGGTTGCCTATGGACAGTTTTCTCGCCTCTCGCTTCGCTGGCTGGGAATGGATGAAAGGGTGGATAGGGAATCCCTTGGAAGCAAAGGGAGAGAGATTAGACCTGGATTGCCCTCGGAAATCCTCTATGAGGTGCTTGAGAGGATAGCGGGAAAGAACGAGAAGCGAGCGAGGGAAGTTTTTTCCTATTATCACGACCTTTTTCAAGCAATCTCCATAATAGGTGAGAAGGTAAAAAGAGGAGGATATGTTGCTTTTGTTGTTGGGAATAGAAGAGTCAGGGGGGAAGAGCTACCAACGGATAAGATATCAGCCGATTTCTTCCAAAGCCTCGGCTTTGAACATTTGGGAACGATAGTGAGGGGGATATTCAACAAGAGGATGCCAAGCGAGAACGCTCCCTCAAATATTAGAGGGGAAAGGGATTTCACTATGAGACAAGAATTCATCGTCCTCTTAAGGAGGGGTTGATTTTTTATAATAGATTTCCATGGCTTCTACCCAAGTAGAAGCCTCGCGATGACAATCGCCCTCTCATTGCCAGGGGCTAACCCTTTCTGTCATTGCTGGTATGGGTAAAGGTTTCAGACAAAGAGAAGGACAAGAAGGCGAAGTTAAAATGTATGTTCAAGTCAAATATAAATGTATATTTGCGAGTAGCTCCTTAAAAACCTATACCCACAGATGCAAGCGATAGCGAGACAATCTCGGTTTGCAAACTATGTTGGCGCAGCCAAACTGGTATTTTTGAGGAGATTTGGTCTGGAGCCTTAAATATAAAAAATGTAATTGTCAAGATATGGAGATTGCGTCAAAACCATAAAGGTCGTAAATTCATTAAAAACTTTTGTTCCGAGCTTTTAAATGATATAATGAATTTAAATGCTTATGGAAAAGCTTAAGAAAACTCTCGGTATCACCTTCTTCCTTGCCTTTGCCCCTTTCTCCTACCCATCCCTCACTGGCACATTCCTCCAACTTGACGGTTCCAATCTCCCCTGGCGGGAAGATGAATGGAGAAAGGAATTATCCTATATGAAGCAAATAGGAATGGATACCCTGATAATCGCCTCTGTCGCCTTTGACTCTACCTCTTTTTATCCCTCCCGCTTCCTCTCAGAGTTCCAGCAATCAGGGACAAAGGACCCAATTGAGACCCTCCTCTCACTCTCCGATAAGATGAGGATAGATATCTATCTCGGTCTATATAGCTGGAATTGGAAGGGGAAAGGAAGCGAGGAGGATTTTGAGAATTTCGCTGAATTTAATAGAAAGGTGGCAAAGGAGCTCTACAGCTTGTATTCCAAACATCCTTCTTTTAAAGGATGGTATATCTTGAGCTGGGAATTGGGGAATGCGCCTCCGCTGGAGAATGTGGCTGTCAAAGCTTATAAAAAAGTAGTGGATTTCCTCCGGAAGCTAAATCCGAAGAAGAAAATAATAATCGCTCCCTATTTCACATTGGATATATCTCCAGAGAAAATGGGGGAGGGATGGCGAAAAATTTTGTCCTTCCTCAAAATAGACATCTTAGCTCTTCAGGATGGAGTGGGATGCGATAGGGGGATAAAGCCTGAGCATATCTCTCCTTATTTTTCCTCTATGAAAAAAGCTTGTGAGGAGAACAAGGTGGAATTTTGGGGAGATTTGGAGATATTTGATATTCTGGCGGGATGGAAGCCGGCAAATTTGGAGAGAATCAGGGAGCAGATAGAGAAGATGAAGCCATTCGTCAAGAAGATAGTGGTTTGGGAGTTCAATCACTATATGAGCCCTCTGAAGGGAGAGGAGCAAAGGAAATTATATGAGGAATATAAAAATTTCTACCAAAAGGAGGTTAAGAGAAGATGAAGCTTCTGGAAGGGAAAATCGCGTTGATAACGGGAGCAAGCAAGGGAATAGGGAGGGCAATAGCCCTCGCTATGGCGGATGTGGGAGCGGATATAATCGCAACGGCGAGAACTGAGGAGGAGTTAAAGGAGCTTTGCAAAGAAATAAAAAAGAAGGGAAGGAGGGCGGAATACATAGTTGCGGATTTGAGGAGCACTGAGGAAGCAAAGGCGATGGCTAAAAGGGCGCTGGAGATATTTGGCAGGGTTGATATATTGGTCAATAACGCTGGGGTCAGCTATCCCCAGCCCGCCCTTGAGACGACAGAGGATAGGTGGGACGAGACTTTCCAAATCAATTTGAAGTCGCTCTTCTTCCTCACCCAAGTTATTGCGAGGGCGATGGTTCAGCAAGGAGGCGGAAAGATAGTCAACATCTCCTCACAGGCGGGATTGGTCGGATTGGAGGACCACGCAGCTTATTGCGCCACAAAGGGAGGGTTGATACTTTTAACGAAGGTATTGGCTATAGAATGGGGGAAATACAAGATAAATGTGAACGCCGTCGCCCCCACAATCATAATGACGCCGATGGCGGAGAGGGCTTGGGCTGATGTCAGGAAGAGAGAAGAGGCATTGAAGAAGATACCTATAGGTAGATTCGGCAAACCAGAGGATGTAGTGGGAGCAGTCATCTTCTTAGCCTCCCCCTATGCCGACCTAATCACGGGAGCCGTCCTCCCCATAGACGGCGGCTACACTGCTCAATAGCTAAAAACTTTATTTGCCTTTATTCTCTTTCCACCATTGGCGCCATTTGGCGGGGTCTATACCGAAATCCTGCTTCGTTATAGCTCGGAGAGCAGAGGCGGCGCATCCGAGAGCGGTTCGGTCTTTTTCCTTTTCCAGGAAGCTTATGAGGGGCTCAATTGACGGTCTCCCTATGCTCACCAACCCTGCAACCGCAAACTCCCTTACCATTCTGTCATCGTCTTTTAAAAAGGAAAGAAGATAGGGGATAGCGTTTATATCCTTTATCCCTTTATCAAATATCTCCGCTATCCCTTCTGAAATCCCTTTGTCCCTCTTCAATTCCCGAAACAGCACGGGTATCGCCTCCGCTCCCATCCTCCAAAGGGCTTGTCTTGCCTCGTAAGCGATATTTATGTCTTTATCGTTTATATAGGAAACAAGGACCTCCGCTGAGCGAGAAGAATGTATCTTACCTAAAGCCTTTATCGCGGTGAATCGCAGTCCAGTTTCAACAATATTGAGATATTTGGAGATTTCCTCTATGGCTCTCTCGTCCCCGATGTTCCCCAAACTCTCTATGATAACCATCTTTTGCTCTGATGGAGTTTTCTCCTCCTTAAGAAGGGAAAGTAATGGCTCTACTGCCTTGCGAGACTTAACCTTTCCCAGCGCCTCAATTAAGTAATATTTAATAGTTTCGTTCTCTTCTGATTTAAGCGCCTCTAATAGGACATCCTCTGCCCTTATATCCCCGAGCTCGCCCAGCAAATATATCAGTGTAGTTCTCATATTGTCTTCCTTTCCCCTGCTTTTCAGCATCTCGCAGAGGGGAAGGACTGCCTCTGGGTCCTTGACGGAAGCAATTCCCATACCAGCTATCATAGAGATAGTTTGCTCCTTATCGGTAAGGGCGAGGAGAAGGGGCTTTACGCCAAAGAAGCGGTAGCAAATTTTCGCAAGCTTTATTCCCACCCCCGCTTCCTTCATTTCTGGAGGTGGTTCCGTTCCTTCCTCCGTTTTTGATTCCCCATATCCGAAGGCGTAGCTTGCCAAGGCTCTTCCTGGGTCTTTGTAAATCTCTGGGTCAACCCACTTTGTATACTCGTAAGGGCTGACCTCCCAAGGTTCAACATTTATTTTGACCTGCTCTCTTACCAACTTTCCGCCAACCTCCAAGCTGACTTCCCCTTGCATTCTCGCTCCGGTGTAAAGATATCCTCCCTTCACATAATTTTTCCCCAGTGCCTTTCCCTCCACTTTTATAGTCAATAGGGCTTCGTAATTTAGCGAATCATCGGGAACGACGGTGACGCCGGCAAAGGAGAAAAGGCGAGAGGCGACTTCCTTGAAAGGAATATACACTCCTTGAGCAGGTCCCTCGTAGGATTGAAAAACCTGAATTTTAAGGGTCTTAAATTTGGGCAGATTCTCTTTGTATTGATTTGATTCCTGAACGGATTGAGAAACCTGCGTTTTAGGGCTTTCCAATCCGATGAGATTCTCCTCGCTAAATAAAGAGAAGAAAACAGCGAAAATCAACAGCAAAATCTTCCTCATCTTCTCTCACTTTAGCTTTAGTAGGTAATCTCTGTTTCTTTCCCACCATATGCGCCATTTCCCCACATCCTCGCCGTAATCGTTGTGAGCAATCTTCTTCAATGCCCCTCTTGCCGCTTCCCTAACCTCCTTGTTCTCATCAATCATCAATTCAAGCAATTCCTCCACTCCATAGGGAGACTCAAGATAGCCGAGCGCCTCCGCCGCTGATTTTTTCACCTTGGCATCCTTCTCCTTGAGATAGGGAATTATGACCTCTGAGGCTCTTTTGAGGTCCGTCCACTTCAAAAATGAAGCGATTTCCTGCCTTCTCAGCGTATCCTGGCAGGAGATGAGGAATTCGGCTAATGGCTTTATGGAATAAGGAGATTTAAGATTTTTTAGGAGGGAGAATGCTCGGGAACGAATCCTTGCATCGGGGTCATATTTGTAGGCGTCCACTATTGCGCTTATCGCCACAGGATTGTTCAGCTTCGCCAAACAATCCAAAGCTGTCTCCCTGTTATCAGGGTCTTCGTCGTTTTTGGAAGTGTAAATCAAATCGTTCACTATGTCCTCCCTAGGACCTATATACAAAATCGCGTAAAGGGCAGAGCTTCTAATCCTTTTGTTCTCGTTATTCAAAAGAGAGGCTACTTCTTTAAGCAGGGATGGGTCTTTCATCCTGCTGATAAGACCTAAGACGCTGTCCATATAGTAAGAAATGGATTCCTCTTCTTCACTTGCTGATTTCTCCATTAATTGCTTCATCAGAGCAAGCAATGGTTTAACAAATCTCTTATCGCTAAATTCGCTCTTGGTCTTATTCACCCATTCCGCTGTGATTTTCACAGCTTCCTCTTTATCTGCAATTCCTGCTTTTTCATCGTTAAGAATTGAGAGAACTACATCAAGAAAGCGAGGGTCATTCTCTTGGGCGAGCCTATAAGCGACGATTAGCCGAATAGTCATATCCTCATCCTGCCCCAGGGGAAGAAGAAGTTCCTTAGCCCACTGCTCGTTGCTTTCCCTCAACGCCATCGCTATTGCCACTCTTATCCTTGGGTTCTCGTCAGCAAGAGCATCCTTTATCCTCTCCAAAGCCGGTATCCCAATGCAGACAAGGGCTTTGGCAGCAGAAGAAGGCAAGTCGTAGTAATGATGG
It contains:
- a CDS encoding DUF4434 domain-containing protein; protein product: MEKLKKTLGITFFLAFAPFSYPSLTGTFLQLDGSNLPWREDEWRKELSYMKQIGMDTLIIASVAFDSTSFYPSRFLSEFQQSGTKDPIETLLSLSDKMRIDIYLGLYSWNWKGKGSEEDFENFAEFNRKVAKELYSLYSKHPSFKGWYILSWELGNAPPLENVAVKAYKKVVDFLRKLNPKKKIIIAPYFTLDISPEKMGEGWRKILSFLKIDILALQDGVGCDRGIKPEHISPYFSSMKKACEENKVEFWGDLEIFDILAGWKPANLERIREQIEKMKPFVKKIVVWEFNHYMSPLKGEEQRKLYEEYKNFYQKEVKRR
- a CDS encoding SDR family oxidoreductase translates to MKLLEGKIALITGASKGIGRAIALAMADVGADIIATARTEEELKELCKEIKKKGRRAEYIVADLRSTEEAKAMAKRALEIFGRVDILVNNAGVSYPQPALETTEDRWDETFQINLKSLFFLTQVIARAMVQQGGGKIVNISSQAGLVGLEDHAAYCATKGGLILLTKVLAIEWGKYKINVNAVAPTIIMTPMAERAWADVRKREEALKKIPIGRFGKPEDVVGAVIFLASPYADLITGAVLPIDGGYTAQ
- a CDS encoding HEAT repeat domain-containing protein; this encodes MRKILLLIFAVFFSLFSEENLIGLESPKTQVSQSVQESNQYKENLPKFKTLKIQVFQSYEGPAQGVYIPFKEVASRLFSFAGVTVVPDDSLNYEALLTIKVEGKALGKNYVKGGYLYTGARMQGEVSLEVGGKLVREQVKINVEPWEVSPYEYTKWVDPEIYKDPGRALASYAFGYGESKTEEGTEPPPEMKEAGVGIKLAKICYRFFGVKPLLLALTDKEQTISMIAGMGIASVKDPEAVLPLCEMLKSRGKEDNMRTTLIYLLGELGDIRAEDVLLEALKSEENETIKYYLIEALGKVKSRKAVEPLLSLLKEEKTPSEQKMVIIESLGNIGDERAIEEISKYLNIVETGLRFTAIKALGKIHSSRSAEVLVSYINDKDINIAYEARQALWRMGAEAIPVLFRELKRDKGISEGIAEIFDKGIKDINAIPYLLSFLKDDDRMVREFAVAGLVSIGRPSIEPLISFLEKEKDRTALGCAASALRAITKQDFGIDPAKWRQWWKENKGK